The Globicephala melas chromosome 20, mGloMel1.2, whole genome shotgun sequence genome contains a region encoding:
- the VPS25 gene encoding vacuolar protein-sorting-associated protein 25: MAMSFEWPWQYRFPPFFTLQPNVDTRQKQLAAWCSLVLSFCRLHKQSSMTVMEAQESPLFNNVKLQRKLPVESIQVVLEELRKKGNLEWLDKNKSSFLIMWRRPEEWGKLIYQWVSRSGQNNSVFTLYELTNGEDTEDEEFHGLDEATLLRALQALQQEHKAEIITVSDGRGVKFF, translated from the exons ATGGCGATGAGTTTCGAGTGGCCGTGGCAGTATCGCTTCCCGCCCTTCTTTAC GTTGCAGCCGAACGTGGATACTCGGCAGAAGCAGCTGGCCGCCTGGTGCTCGCTAGTCCTGTCCTTCTGTCGCCTGCACAAACAGTCCAGCATGACGGTGATGGAAGCTCAGGAGAGCCCGCTCTTCAACAACGTGAAGCTACAGC GGAAGCTGCCCGTGGAATCAATCCAGGTTGTATTAGAAGAACTGAGGAAGAAAG GGAACCTCGAGTGGTTGGATAAGAACAAGTCTAGCTTCCTGATCATGTGGCGGAGGCCAGAAGAATGGGGGAAGCTCATCTATCAGTGG GTTTCCAGGAGTGGCCAGAACAACTCCGTGTTCACCTTGTACGAACTGACCAATGGGGAAGACACAGAGGATGAGG AGTTCCACGGGCTGGATGAGGCAACCCTACTGCGGGCTCTGCAGGCCCTACAGCAGGAGCACAAGGCCGAGATCATCACTGTCAGCGATGGCCGAGGTGTCAAGTTCTTCTAG
- the RAMP2 gene encoding receptor activity-modifying protein 2, producing the protein MASLRAERAAGGPRLPATGAGRPAALRLLLLLGAVLKPQESLAQLLPTPDVLKSEGKTVEEKYETNILRCWDDYKVQMDSIEKDWCDWALISRPYSILRDCLERNAEEFGLGFPNPWAEQIIFETHQIHFANCSLGQPPFSDPPEDVLLAMIIAPICLIPFLVTLVVWRSKDSEAQT; encoded by the exons ATGGCCTCGCTCCGGGCGGAGCGCGCTGCCGGCGGCCCGCGGCTCCCCGCGACCGGCGCCGGGCGACCGGCAGCGCTCCGCCTCCTCCTGCTGCTGGGCG CTGTCCTGAAGCCCCAGGAGTCCCTGGCTCAACTTCTTCCCACCCCAGACGTCTTAAAGTCAGAAG GGAAAACAGTGGAGGAGAAGTATGAGACAAATATCCTACGTTGCTGGGATGATTATAAGGTTCAAATGGACTCTATCGAAAAGGATTGGTGTGACTGGGCACTCATTAGCAG GCCTTACAGCATCCTTCGAGACTGCTTGGAAAGGAATGCAGAAGAGTTTGGCCTGGGCTTCCCCAATCCCTGGGCAGAACAGATCATCTTTGAGACTCACCAGATCCACTTTGCCAACTGCTCCCTGGGGCAGCCCCCCTTCTCAGACCCCCCAGAGGATGTGCTCCTGGCCATGATCATAGCCCCCATCTGCCTCATCCCCTTTCTCGTCACCCTTGTGGTGTGGAGGAGTAAAGACAGTGAAGCCCAGACCTAG